The nucleotide sequence AAGACGTATTCAAGAACATAGAGAATCTACGAGAAAAAGAGTTCCAAAAAGCTCTTCAAATGCTTGATGAAAAGGACGAGAAAAAAATCAAGATTATTGAAGAATTAACAAAAGCAGTAGTAGAAAGTATTGTGTCAATACCTATGAATAACATTAGAAAAGCATCTGAGCAAGGAAAACCAGATGTTTTAGAATTGGCAAGCAAGTTATTTGACTATAAAAAACAAAACCAGGCAGACTAGAATTATATTTTAGCCAAAGAGAATTTCATCATGTCATTTCCTGCAAGACGCCTTCGCAGACTAAGAACATCTGAAAAGATGAGAGAATTGATTCAACAGACCACATTATCTCCAAAAGATTTCATTTGCCCAGTATTTGTTCAAGAAGAACTAAAAACAAGAGTAAATGTAGAATCAATGTCAGAAATCGAAAGGCTTCCATTAAAAGACATAAACGATGAGGTAGGAACAATTAGCGATTTAGGGATTCCTGCAATCATGCTTTTCGGCATCCCAACTCAAAAAGATGAAGCAGGCACTTCAGCATTTGACGATAATGGAATTGTTCAAAAGGCAATATCTCAGATTAGGAAAAATTTTGGCGATAAAATAGTGATAATGTCAGATGTTTGTCTATGCCAATTCACATCTACTGGACATTGTGGAATTATTCAAGGAGACAAAATTGATAACGACACCAGTTTAGATACACTTGTAAAAATAGCTGTTAGCCAAGCAAAAGCAGGTGTAGATACAGTATCACCATCAGCAATGATGGACGGTCAAGTTGCTGCAATTAGAAAAGCGCTTGATGATGAAGGATTTACAGATGTTTCAATAATGTCTCATTCAGCTAAACATCGTTCAAACTTTTATTCACCATTTAGAGATGCAGCAGAATGTGCACCAAAATTCGGAGACAGAAAAACATACCAAGTTCCATATACAAATGCAAGAGAAGCAATGATGGAAGTTGAGACAGACATCAATGAAGGAGTAGATATTGTGATGATAAAACCAGCATTATCCTATTTAGATTTAATAGCAGAAACTAGAAAAAAATTCAACATCCCAGTTGCTGCATACAGTGTTTCTGGAGAATATGCTTTGGTAAAAGCTGCATCACAACTAGGATATGTGAATGAAAAAGACATCACAGAGGAAATACTATACTCAATTAAAAGAGCAGGAGCAGACATGATAGTAACATATTTTGCAAAATCTGCTGCAAGATTTCTTCAAGAGGCATGAGAAACGACGAGCGTTTTGAGATTCAAAGAGCATTTGATTTA is from Nitrosopumilus sp. and encodes:
- the hemB gene encoding porphobilinogen synthase — its product is MSFPARRLRRLRTSEKMRELIQQTTLSPKDFICPVFVQEELKTRVNVESMSEIERLPLKDINDEVGTISDLGIPAIMLFGIPTQKDEAGTSAFDDNGIVQKAISQIRKNFGDKIVIMSDVCLCQFTSTGHCGIIQGDKIDNDTSLDTLVKIAVSQAKAGVDTVSPSAMMDGQVAAIRKALDDEGFTDVSIMSHSAKHRSNFYSPFRDAAECAPKFGDRKTYQVPYTNAREAMMEVETDINEGVDIVMIKPALSYLDLIAETRKKFNIPVAAYSVSGEYALVKAASQLGYVNEKDITEEILYSIKRAGADMIVTYFAKSAARFLQEA